The following coding sequences lie in one Glycine max cultivar Williams 82 chromosome 19, Glycine_max_v4.0, whole genome shotgun sequence genomic window:
- the LOC100811100 gene encoding haloacid dehalogenase-like hydrolase precursor: MAKCLALSLIMAGLFIGLVSPQWNILNPKWGKSVEVVNRPEWNILNQRLRKGVVGDNLKNYCESWRINVELNNIRGFSVVPQECVDHVKKYMTSSQYNVDSVRAVEEIRLYMSGFCTLKDDGKDSWIFDIDETLLSTIPYYKKHGFGGEKLNVTSLEEWMKKSKAPALDHTLELFHEIKNKGFKIFLISSRKENLRSPTVDNLVSVGYHGWTRLTLRGFDDELVEVKKYHSMVRQQLVDEGYNIWGIVGDQWSTFDGLPMAKRTFKLPNSIYYKA, from the exons ATGGCCAAATGTTTGGCACTCTCACTAATCATGGCAGGCCTCTTCATTGGCTTGGTGAGTCCACAATGGAACATATTGAACCCAAAATGGGGAAAAAGTGTTGAAGTAGTGAATCGTCCAGAATGGAACATCTTGAATCAAAGATTGAGAAAAGGGGTTGTTGGAGACAACTTGAAGAACTACTGCGAGAGTTGGAGGATAAATGTTGAACTAAACAACATTAGAGGGTTCAGTGTTGTGCCTCAAGAATGTGTGGACCATGTGAAGAAGTACATGACTTCATCTCAATACAATGTTGATTCTGTGAGGGCAGTGGAGGAGATTAGGCTCTACATGAGTGGATTCTGCACTTTAAAAGATGATGGCAAAGATTCCTGGATTTTTGATATTGATGAGACCCTTTTGTCCACAATTCCTTATTATAAGAAGCATGGTTTTGG GGGAGAAAAGCTGAACGTAACATCTTTAGAAGAATGGATGAAGAAAAGCAAGGCACCAGCTCTTGATCACACACTCGAGCTCTTCCATGAAATCAAGAACAAAGGGTTCAAAATCTTTCTGATTTCTTCAAGAAAGGAAAACCTAAGATCTCCCACCGTAGACAACCTTGTGAGTGTTGGATACCATGGATGGACTAGGCTTACATTGag GGGTTTTGATGATGAATTGGTGGAAGTGAAAAAATACCATTCCATGGTGAGGCAACAATTGGTTGATGAAGGTTACAACATATGGGGTATTGTGGGAGATCAATGGAGCACTTTTGATGGACTTCCAATGGCCAAGAGAACATTCAAACTACCCAACTCCATTTACTATAaagcataa
- the LOC100811636 gene encoding 60S ribosomal protein L23, with amino-acid sequence MSKRGRGGSAGNKFRMSLGLPVAATVNCADNTGAKNLYIISVKGIKGRLNRLPSACVGDMVMATVKKGKPDLRKKVLPAVIVRQRKPWRRKDGVYMYFEDNAGVIVNPKGEMKGSAITGPIGKECADLWPRIASAANAIV; translated from the exons ATGTCGAAGCGAG GTCGCGGAGGATCGGCGGGAAACAAGTTCCGCATGTCGCTGGGTCTGCCGGTGGCGGCGACGGTGAACTGCGCCGACAACACCGGCGCGAAGAACCTCTACATCATATCAGTGAAGGGGATCAAGGGTAGGCTGAACCGGTTGCCGTCAGCTTGCGTCGGAGACATGGTTATGGCCACCGTCAAGAAGGGAAAGCCCGATCTCCGTAAGAAGGTGCTGCCCGCCGTCATCGTCCGCCAGCGCAAGCCTTGGCGCCGAAAGGACGGTGTTTACATGTACTTCGAAG ATAATGCTGGTGTTATCGTGAATCCCAAGGGTGAAATGAAAG GTTCTGCTATCACTGGTCCAATTGGGAAGGAGTGTGCTGATCTGTGGCCCAGGATTGCAAGTGCTGCCAATGCTATTGTTTAA